Part of the Henckelia pumila isolate YLH828 chromosome 2, ASM3356847v2, whole genome shotgun sequence genome is shown below.
TGTATTGTCAGGAATGATAGTGGGGAGTCTATTGCTGCTGTACATGGATGTTTTGCAGGTGTTTTTGACCCAAGAACAGCAGAGGCTTTAAGCATTCGTGAGGCGCTTAGTTGGCTTAAGGATCTGTCCTTTCTAATATCATTGTGGAATTGATGAATCCAGTGTGGGTTTGATATGAAGATTGTAGATTCCTTTCTATGGAATTGcactctttttttttgtttttgctcgTAGATAAGCGAATCAGACAGCTCATTTACTAGTGAGAGCAGCCAGTTCTTTTACTGGTCGGGAAGGTCGAGTTATTCATTCgcctttttttgtttttttttttgtggttggttctgatatttaatattattttcttggtttcaaaaaaaaaatttaataaatcttTAAAATCTTATTTCCATCTCAGCCAAATATTATCGTAAATCAGAAGCATATATTTTATTGAAGACAGAATAGACTTCCAAGGAatctttctaaaaaaaattttaaagaaagGAATCTTTCTAAAAGGACCAAAAATGGGCCGTCCGTATCATTGCCACACGTATCTTTAAAATAAATCCTGTTTGTATCAtagttattttataaaaaaaaattgtataatcAAATTTATATCATTTACCTGTATTGAAAATGATTTTGATTCACaaactattgataaaatattaaattaatatatctTTTCAATCAATGACTGATACATACGAGAGATACGCGTTTGCTTCAACATTTAATCTATCTTTGGAAAAAGACAGTGTTAtgagttttttaaaattatttaattaatatataatcaaATGTAAAACTTAATTTTgacatttatttaaattgttttaaaatctaatattattattaaattcaactatatacatatttcatttttttaattattgtattgattgaaattttaaaataaattcacatctactactattattattattaatagaaaaaaaaatttattcaaaaaatattcaacgtgaaatttgtatattataaagagtaaaatgtattttgttacacgaactattggtaaaatgtcatattggtacacaaactattgaaaatggcttaattggtacatgatccAATTAAAAGGTCAATTTTACCTTTAATaggaattaatattatatttattaattttaaaatatcatatttatctaaaaattaattgagtaaaatttaatttaatacatGAACTATATGTAAAATGTCAATTTGATACACGAACTATAAGAGAATGATTTAATTGGTACATGGTTTAACTAAAAAGTTTAATTTATCCTTTAGTAATTGATTTTaagttcaattatttttaataataaattcaactaagtgtacattttattttttaaattaatttttatttattgcaaattaaaatttatattaaattaaaaataataaaaaaattatcttaatatttttataatatatttatattttactcattaataaattatttatatatttaaaatattaataaaatataatataattaaataaatatttatttatttaaatttaatttaagtgcgaataaaaaaatataaaattacaaattattaaatcgagtaaaaaaaatttgggttaTTAGAACTAAGTAAATTGAGACAATGAGTGAgattttttctttgatatttgttTTTTCATGATCTAATCTTTAatgttgaaaatttttatactaaattttaaaaaactaaaatggAGATTATGTTTGTTTCAATCATTTAAACACAAGATCAACAGATTTCagtgatatatattttaatcatatcaatatattataatatttgttGTATAATTTGACTCAACAATTgtttatcattatatatataattaatttttaaatacatacgatattttaaaattaatcaatataatattaattcctattaagaatAAAATTGAACTTTTAATTGGATCATGTACTAATTaagctatttttaattattcgtttaccaatatgacattttaccaatagttcgtgtatcaaaatacattttactcttttaaaattaataaatataatattaatttctattaagggtaaaattgaccttttaattggatcatgtaccaattaagccattttcaatagttcgtgtatcaatatgacattttatcaatagttcgtgtaccaaaatacattttactcatattataaatgaaaagacatatatatatatatatagtaattgAAAAAATCAATAACTTCTAAACACCAACACAATATCATTTTgggagttgatatttacactctattttttgttatttgcacTCCACTTGTGAGTAAATTGGACACATATTTTACACATAAAATTGAGTGTAGATAACATAAAATGAAATGTAAATATCAACTCCCTATTATTTTTATGTCCCGATTTTCCCAATtataattatcaaaatttaataataaaaattaaattatttttaatatataattcattTGTCAATTTTAATTCGTGGTAAAATGAATTTCAATCTATTCACATTTTACATGGCATTTTTAAAATCCATCAATTCacaaatcaataatattaactttaataaaaataaatcattatcGTGAACACAAAATTTATTATGGATCAGACCAAACCTTAAATCGTTGTTCAGTTTGATAGTCGCATGAATTTTCCAGAAGTTGACATTGTCAGATGCTACCCGGATTCTCCGGACCGGGTTGACCCGCTAAAGCCTGCTCATTTTCGACGCCCCCATCGCCGCCGCCGCCTTCCTCAGCACAAATTTCTGTATTTTTCCGGTGGAGGTTTTCGGCAGCTCATCCATAAAAACCACCGTCTTCGGCACCATGTAGCGCGGCAGTTTCTCCCGGCAGAAGGCTATGACGTCGCTCTCCGCCGGCCTCTGCTTCACCCCCTCCTTCAAGCTGACGTACGCACACGGCGTCTCACCCCAGAACTCGTCCGGCCGCGCCACCACCGCCGCCTCGTTCACCGCCGGATGAGTGTACAGCACGGACTCCACCTCCACGCTGCTCAGATTCTCTCCGCCGCTGATGATTACGTCCTTTGATCTGTCTTTGATTTCCAAGTACCCATCCGGGTGCATCACCCCGACATCTCCGGTGAAGAACCAGCCGTTTTTCATGGATTTCGACGTGCTTTCGGGATCGTTAAGGTACCCAAGCATTATGCATCCACCTCTCAACACGATTTCGCCAAGAGTCTTCCCATCTCGAGCCACGCTTTTCTCCGATTCAGGATCGATCACATCCACCTCCGCCATTCCCACCGTTCTCACTCCCTGTCTAGCCTTCAGCCGCGCCCGCTCCGCCGCCGGGAATCTGTTCCAATCTCGCTTCCAAGAACAGCAAACCACCAGCCCTCCCGTCTCCGTCAGCCCATACCCATGACTCACAACAAACCCGAGTGACTCTGTTTTAAAAAGAACCGCCGCAGGCGGCGGAGCGCCGGCGGTCAGGATATGAACAGGCCTTTCCAGCGGCTTTCCATCTGGAACATTCGACAGCATGTTGAGCACCACCGGCGCGCCGCACATGTGGGTCACTCTGTGTTGGCGTATGTTGGCGTAGATAACAGAGGCGTCGAATTTTCGGAGGCAGATATTGGTTCCCCCGACTGCAGCCATTCCCCAGGGGAAGCTCCACCCGTTGGCGTGAAACATGGGCAGAGTCCACATGTAAACAGGCTCTTTCGGAACAGACCACTCAAGCAATGAATCCAGAGCAACGATGAATGCTCCCCGATGGCTATGGACTACTCCTTTCGGAGCAGAGGTGGTTCCGGAAGTGTAATTCAAAGTCAATGGATCATACTCAGATTTCGGAAGAACCCAATCGAAATCATCACTACCCATCGAAATCATCTCTTCGTAATTACCCTGAAAATCCCGATTCTCCGACTCCCCTTCACTTATAATCACAAGCAAAGGTCGCCGGAAATCACTAGGAAACAGAGACAACGCTTCAAGAACCAAAGACACCGATTGATGATCGACGAATACAAGCTTCGGCCGAGCATGGCGGAACAGAACAGAGACCGTACGTGAATCGAGCCGCAGGTTGACGGTGTTGAGCACTGCTCCGGACATGGGTATGGCGAAATGAAGCTCGTACATGGCCGGGATATTCGGAGCCACCACAGAGACCACGTCTCCCGGGACGATGCCTAGAGAACAAATCGAAGACGCCATTTTCAAGCATCTGCGGTGGGTCTGAGACCATGTATAGGAGACGGAGTCGTAAACGATTGAAGGGCAATCGGCGTAAACGGTGGCGGCTCTCTGGAGGAATCCGATCGGCGTTAGAGGGCTGGAATTCGCGGGGCTGGGCTTGAGTTGATCCATGAATCTCTGGTTTCCTTCCGATGGAGATGGAGATGTTTTGTTCTTTGGATACAAACTCTGAtcatgataaataaataaaaaaagtctATCGAGAttcgttttgtttttttaattaaattattacttGCAAAGTTTCGATGCataatcatattatttattaattataattataattataatattttattttgtaataaTATTACGTATTCGGTCAATAGACTaatgttttttttcttaataTGACTAAttcaattgttttaatattttatcctcacTTTCAAACCAAAAGATAAAGATAACGTATATATTTatgatgaaaaataaattttttgaatgttGCTCTTTTTTATGGTTCGGATGAAAAAAACAATGGCCTATAAAATTAATGGGTAAATTTGTGTTTAGTCTCTAAATTtaaactaaaatttgaaaatgttgTACAAATACTACACTCTCTcattcataaatattttttttgcaataCTTGGACCCcacgtgttttttttttttttcaaaaaagtctttataaaacattaaaaatattgtaaatatgatatttaaaCATTAACGGTTTCAAATATGATATTAATATCTGATTTTGAAATACTTCAACATGTAATCAACTATTGATATTAATgatacattttttttctttgaatttgaataaaaattgcTACAAAACATTATAAATATGATATTAATAtgttatttgagtatcaaatgtgttaAATATAATGCAtatctattatttttttagtgttGATCAAACATTTGCAATAATAAAGATGTTCAAATTGTATTACTCAAAATCTTATCAATTGTATCAGATCTAAATCAATTAGTGCTCGAATATTATATAtgaatattatattttcaatgttttgtactaaATCACCCGTAAAAATACTTGTGGTTAGGAAGTGCAGAAACAATATATTTTTGGAACAGGAAatgcaaatattttttttccttgacAAGAAAGTCTGAATAtcaactttagtttaagtttagagatttaaaataaatttgccCTAAAATTAATCCGCAatatcattttataaaaaattttgtgtACATGCAACACGTGTAGATGATTTTGATAAGAGTGTGTTTCACATTTAGTAAGATAATGATAAAATACgtcttttttttgtttttccggaacatacataaaaatacaaaaacttAATGGCCAATAAGTCGTGGCGTTGCAATCATCCAAGAAAATGTGTGCTTCTTGGAAGATTTACAGAAACTACCCAGAACTTTATGATATACTcgaatataaattatttttagtacaATATcataagattgattcaattatATAACAAGTGTtac
Proteins encoded:
- the LOC140880804 gene encoding 2-methylpropanoate--CoA ligase CCL4-like, with product MDQLKPSPANSSPLTPIGFLQRAATVYADCPSIVYDSVSYTWSQTHRRCLKMASSICSLGIVPGDVVSVVAPNIPAMYELHFAIPMSGAVLNTVNLRLDSRTVSVLFRHARPKLVFVDHQSVSLVLEALSLFPSDFRRPLLVIISEGESENRDFQGNYEEMISMGSDDFDWVLPKSEYDPLTLNYTSGTTSAPKGVVHSHRGAFIVALDSLLEWSVPKEPVYMWTLPMFHANGWSFPWGMAAVGGTNICLRKFDASVIYANIRQHRVTHMCGAPVVLNMLSNVPDGKPLERPVHILTAGAPPPAAVLFKTESLGFVVSHGYGLTETGGLVVCCSWKRDWNRFPAAERARLKARQGVRTVGMAEVDVIDPESEKSVARDGKTLGEIVLRGGCIMLGYLNDPESTSKSMKNGWFFTGDVGVMHPDGYLEIKDRSKDVIISGGENLSSVEVESVLYTHPAVNEAAVVARPDEFWGETPCAYVSLKEGVKQRPAESDVIAFCREKLPRYMVPKTVVFMDELPKTSTGKIQKFVLRKAAAAMGASKMSRL